A stretch of DNA from Candidatus Rokuibacteriota bacterium:
TCCAGAAGTGGGTGGCCGGATCAGCAGGATCATAAAAGGCAGCTGCCGCCCGCGCGCGCTCCGCCGCTCCGAACTTCCCGTACGTCCGGACCATCCACGCCGCGGTCCGCCAGGCAGGGTCCCTCTGCCGCGGAGCCATCGACGCGCGCAGGGGCTCTCGCGCCGCGCGCTCGCTTTTCGGCGTTGGCTCCCCTTGCCGCATCGCCCGGGTCGTTTCGGAGGACACGCTTTCAGAGACGGAAGCAGACGCGCGCGGAGCCGCAGCCCGAGCTTCGGGCAAGGGCATCGAACGGCTTTCCCGCTGGGAAACAGGCTGGAGAGACGAAGAAGCGACGGCGACTAGCGCGCGGCCAGCGGAGAGGCGAAGCGCCAGGATCAGGGTGGAGCCCGCGAGGACGACGCACGTGAGGCCCAGGCAAGCGATGACGATGACATAATTCCGCTGCTGGCGCTGATGCGTCGCTTGGAGGCGGTGGCGCTCCAGGAACGCCAAGAACCGCTCGTCCGGGGCCTCGGGGTCAGCCTCGAAATTATGGCGCGTCGCCATGGCATGCTTCTCGTGGCTACGTTTTGGCTACGCTTACTGTGGCTTGTGGCGAAACGATCTTGAAAGTAGGTGAATCCTGGAATTTGCCGAGGGGGGACTCCCCTTAATTGGGTAAGGAATCCGAGCGGAAGGGTCGCGTCGCAGCGGATCTCAAAAGGCGAGCCTGCCGTGGCCCGCTAGTGCGGTGCTGAAAAACTCCACGCGAAGGCTGCAATCGTCGACCCGCACCCGGCCGAAGCGCTCCGAGCGCGGGCTTGGCCCGCGCGGATTAATTCGGGCCTCGCGCGGCGGGGGGCCTGCCTCACGGCATGGCCGACCCCGCCACGCTCGAACGACGGGGGGAGGCCTCGGAGGGGGCCCGGGTACCCACGCCGAAGGCGTGGGTGTCCCCCTCCGATTGTCCTAGCGCTGGATCTCGGGGTCTTCTCCGGCGAGCAACTGCTCCACCTCGGCCCGGGTGACCAGGGCGAAGTCGCCGACGATCGTACAGGCGAGGGCCCCCATGGCGCCACCCATGTCGAGCCCGCGCTGGACCCCGTCCGCGAGGTAGCCGCAGAGAAACCCCGCGGCGAAGGCGTCGCCGGCCCCGAGGGGATCGACTACCTCGACCTGGTGGACCCGGCGCTGGCGATAGACGCGGTCGGCCAGGGCGAAGGACCCCTGAGCCCCAAGGGTCAGTACCACGACGGGCACGCCGAACTTTTCCCGGAAGGCCCGCGCCACCGCCTCGGGCTCGCCGGTGAGCCCGAACACCCGCGCGGCATCGTCCCGGCCGCACAACAGGATGCCGACCGACGGGAGCAGGTCGGCCAGGCACGTCGCCGCTTCCTGGGGGGACCAGAGCTTCGCGCGGTAGTTCACGTCGAGGGCGAACTGCTTGCCGGCGGCGCGGACTTCGCGCGCGATCCGCCGCGTCAGGTCCCGGAGGCGCGGGCTCAGCGCGGGCGTGATTCCGGTGACCAGGACGACGCGGGCGGAGGTGAGGTAGGTCCAGTCGACCTCGCCATCCTCGAGCGTGGTGACGGCCGAGCCCTTCCGGTCGTACCAGATGCGGGGCGGCCGCGGCGCCACGCCCCGCTCGAAGTAGTAGATCCCCACCCGGCCCTCGGGGCTCCAGACCACCCGCGAGGTGTCCACGCCGTGACGGCGGACTTCGCCGACAATCAGGCGCGCGAGCGGGTGATCCGGGAGCTTGGAAATCCAGCCGGCCTGCATTCCCAGGCGTGCCAGCCCGACCGCCACGTTGGACTCCGCCCCGCCGGGGATCGCCTCCAGCTCCTGCGCCTGATCCAGGCGGAGGTGACCTTTGGGCGTGAAACGCACCATGCTCTCGCCGAGGGTGATCACGT
This window harbors:
- a CDS encoding sugar kinase, with translation MTRTDDAMDVITLGESMVRFTPKGHLRLDQAQELEAIPGGAESNVAVGLARLGMQAGWISKLPDHPLARLIVGEVRRHGVDTSRVVWSPEGRVGIYYFERGVAPRPPRIWYDRKGSAVTTLEDGEVDWTYLTSARVVLVTGITPALSPRLRDLTRRIAREVRAAGKQFALDVNYRAKLWSPQEAATCLADLLPSVGILLCGRDDAARVFGLTGEPEAVARAFREKFGVPVVVLTLGAQGSFALADRVYRQRRVHQVEVVDPLGAGDAFAAGFLCGYLADGVQRGLDMGGAMGALACTIVGDFALVTRAEVEQLLAGEDPEIQR